ATTCTTAGCTATATTTACATTTCCTTCGTCAAATCTTGTCATACTTAGCAGGTTTTCAACTAATCTTATAAGCCATTCCGTATCATTATAAATTCCAATTAATAAATCTTTTTTTGTATTTTCATCTATGAATGCACCATTTTCCAGTATTGTACTTACAGAGCCCTTTATACCTGCAAGGGGGCTTCTCAAATCATGGGAAACTGATCTTAAAAGATTGCTCCTAAGTCTTTCCCTTTCAATTTGAACTTTAGAAGCTTCCTGCTGACTTGAAAGGATTTCTCTATCTAAGGCCACCGCCATCTGTCCCACAATAGTTTGAACAATAAACTTCTGTTCCCTGTCAATAATTCCCTGAGAGGAAGAGATTCCAATTACCCCCAGCACCTTGTTATGTACCTTTACAGGTGTGTAATACACATCACATTGACCAAAAACATCCGTACCTTTTCCCGATTCCTTTCCATTTAAAAAAGTCCAATAAACTATTTTCTCATTATTTAAAAATATACTTTTACTATCTGATTTATTTTCATTATATATTAAAAGGCTAGATAGTTTATCCTTTTCTTCTAAATACCCTACTACATTTCTGTTAATTAATCTGGAAATATATTCTATACCTGTGGAAATCACATCATAGGTACCCACTGTACTTAATAATTTACTGCTGGCCCTATAAAGTATTTCCGTTCTCTTTTCTCTGATGTAGGAATTATAAGCCTCCTTTTGTATTCTATTTGTAAGACTGCCAATTACAAATGAAACTATAAGCATAATTGCAAATGTAGTTATATAATTTTTATCGTAAAACTGCAGTGAGCCCTTGGGCTGTACAAATAAATAATTAAATATCAATACCCCTACTATGGAAGATATTATTCCCATTAAGTATCCCTTGGTCTTTATATATACCACTATAACCCCTAAAATAAAAATCATAATCTCATTCACATCAGTAAATCCCATATAATTAAGGAATTTTGCAATTACAGTTACAATTGTCATAATAATTATGGTCTCAATAATTTCTCTAAATGATAACATTTCATTACTGAATTCTGAAATAAAATTACTCTTCTCTTTCTTGTAAAAAGGACTTGGTATAATGTACACATCAATATAGTCATTGGAATCCATAATTTTATCTACCAAATCCCTTTTATAGAAATGAGATATACTGGTAAACTTTTTATGATTTTTTCCTATTATTATTTTAGTAACATTTCTCAATTCAGCATATTGTATTATCTGTTTATCCACACTATCTCCATACACTGTGACCATTTCTCCTCCAAGCTGTTCTACCAAATTGAAGTAGGAATTCAATCTTTTCTTCTCCTCCCGGCTCAATGTTTGGGATTTTATAGACTCTACATACAATACTATGAATTTTGAATTATAACTTTTTGCCATTTTTACAGCAGTTTGTATCACTTTTTCCGAAGATGGAGAGGGACTTATACAGGCCATTATCTGTTCAGAAGACTCTATTGAAGTGTTCTCCTCCTTTGACATTATTTTCACCCCCTCCACAAACTTCTAAATCTATATTCCTTTCAATTATACCCAACTAACATTCATCTATTATATAAGGTATGGTAACTATAGCTATATTTCTTCTCTTTAAAAGTATGGTTTTAATCAATAGTGCAGTTTGATTATGGAGTATGTTACCCCACCATTTGGTGATGACAAACTGCGGTATTACAACAGTTACCGTATCTTCAGGCCCCGCATAATATTCCTCTGACTCTATAAATTTAACAAGTGGTCCTATAACACTCCTATAGGAAGATTTTTTTACAACTATAGGTATGTCAATATCATACTCATCCCATTTTTTTAAAAGCTTATTGGTACTTTCGCCATCTATGGAGACATGAAATATTATTATATTTTTAGATATAGTTCTTGCATAATTTAAAGCCTTTAAAAATGATTTGTTTAAGGTATCTATAGGAACTATTACATATCTTTTCTGCTCCGAAAAATTAACTTTTTTAGGCATTTCATCCACAGACAACTTTAACTGTTTCGCAACCTTTCTATAGTGTTCATTTATTTTCAGCATTATATAAACTAATGCAGGTATAAGTATAAAAACTATCCATGCACCGTGTTTAAATCTAGTCACTCCTATAATAATGGTTGTAATGAAAGTTAATAATCCTCCTACTCCATTTATAACAGCTCTATACTTCCATCCTCTCCCCTTATTTCTAATCCATCTTGTAAACATGCCAAATTGAGACAATGTAAATGATATAAACACTCCTACCGCATAAAGAGGCAATAGAAAATGAGTATCTCCTTTAAATATTATAACCAGTATAGATGACAATACCCCAAGTACTATTATACCATTAGAATAACTAAGTCTTTTTCCCCTCTTTGTAAATTGTCTTGGAGCATACCCGTCCTTAGCTATAAATGCCAGTAAAAGCGGCAATCCAGTAAAAGCAGTATTGCTGGCCATGATAAGTATAATTGCCGTAGTACATTGTATTACATAAAACATGATATTGCCCCCAAATATTTGGTGTGAAATCTGGGCAACTACAGTTACTTTTGAATTTGGAACAGCATGATAAAGTGTAGCCAGGTATGAAATTCCCCCAAAAACCATAAGCACTATCAATGATAGAAGCAGCAGCACAGTTTTAGCATGTTTTTGAGAAGGTTCTTTAAAACTTGGCACACCATTACTTACTGCCTCTATACCTGTTAATGCAGTACATCCTGCTGCAAAAGCATTTAAAAGTAAAAACCAGGTTACCTCTCCTGAAACAGCAGGTACATTGTAAACGGGTTTTGGAACATACCCTCCAAAGTGTACTTTAATTATTCCCCATAAAATCATAAACAATATTGAAAATATAAATAAATATGTGGGAACACCAAATAATTTTGAAGATTCTCTTATACCTCTTAAATTCCCAATAACCAGAAATATTATAAGTATCAAAGTTATGGCTACTTTATGAGAGAGTAGGGCAGGTACAGCAGAAGTTATGGCTGCAGTACTTGCTGAGGCACTTACAGCTACAGTTAATATATAATCTATAATTAAAGAGGCTCCTGCTACAAGCCCTGTATTTCTTCCAAAATTATCCTTTGCTACAATATAGGAGCCTCCCCCTTCTGGATAGGCATCAATAGTTTGTCTATATGAAAACGTAAGCATAAACATTAAAAACACAATACATAATGACACATAAAGCATATAATTATATGACAATATACCAATAATAGGAATAAGCTTCCATAATATTTCTTCCCCGGCATAAGCTACTGAAGAAATTGCATCGCTGGACATTATAGGCAGCCCCCAAAATACATTAAACTTTTCTTGTGCTATCTCTTCAGTTTTTAGTCTTTTACCTGTTAAATTATCTAATAAATTACCTAACTTCAAGCTCATTTTTAACACCTCTATGAGTAAATTTTCATCTTTTACTGCTATGATTTATTATATTATCATCTTGGATATAAATCTGTTATTAAGATTGTGTCGGTGTATATAAAGATTTTATAAAGATTTTATAAATATTTGATATATAAAAATATTCTATTTACAGTGTTTAAATTTGTAATAAAAACCAGTATAATGGTATAGGAGGATATAAAATGGTAGTTTTAAACGCTTTAGAAAGTGTATTTAGTATTGTCTTGATGATTTCTACAGGATTTTTTTTATGTCATAAAGGATGGTTTGATGAAAATACCTCTAAACTTTTTTCCAAAATAGTATGTAATCTAGCTATCCCTTGCCTTATGATATCTCAATTTAATGAAAGTTTTGACAGACATAAATTGATTACTCTTGGCAGAGGGGTATTTGTTCCATTTACATCTATGGCAATTTGTTATTTGATTGCTGTGGTAGTTTCTAAAATTATCAAAGTAAAAAAAGGACGAATAGGTGCCTTTAGATCCATGTTCTTTGTATCTAATTCTATATTTATTGGACTTCCAGTAAATATATCTTTATTTGGAACACAAAGTGTACCTGATGTTTTACTATATTACATAGCAAATACCGCTTTTTTTTGGACTATTGGCTCCTATGAAATAAGCAGAGATGGAGAATACGGGAATGCACATATATTTTCTTTTGATACACTGAAGAGAATTATGTCCGCCCCCCTTTTAAGCTTTATCCTGTCAGTTGCACTAGTTTTATTGGATGTTCATCTTCCAAAATTTATCCTGGATACTTTCAGGTATTTCGGCAATTTAACTACCCCTTTAGCTATGCTATTTATAGGGATAACCATTTACTCTGTTAATTTGAAACAATTTAAGTTTAGTATTGACATGTTAGTATTATTTTTAGGAAGATTTCTCATTTCACCAATGACAGCTTATATACTGTGTGCCCTTTCAGGTACTCCTTCACTTATGAAGAAAGTATTTGTTATACAAGCTGCCATGCCAGCAATGACCAATACTGCTGTAGTTTCAAAGAACTATAATGCGGATTATGAATACGCATCTATAAATGTAGTAATAACCACAGTTTCCAGCATGTTGATTATTCCCATTTATATGCTGCTATTAAGCTGATTGTAATTATTTCATTAAGTGGAGATGATATTTGTGAAAAAGAAAAAACTTTTTAAAAACACAAGATATACTGCTATTACAGTAATTATGTTATTGATTTTTTCAACTATGGCTGGAAGACTTTTTTTCCTTCAGGTGGTACAGGGGAAACAATACATGGAACAATCTAATAACAGAGCTATAAGAGAAATACCTGAAGCCGCTCCCAGAGGGGATATTTTGGATTGTAAAGGAAATAAGCTTGCTACAAGTGCTCAAGGTTATGTACTTGTATACAATCAAACAGATGAGAGTGATAAAACCTTTTTTTCTACCATGGACAAAGTATTTAAAATACTGGATGAAAATGGGCAAAACCAGCAGGATGATTTTGAACTTAAGGTGAATCCTTTTCAATTCCAATTTAGAAGTGATGATGAAAATACCCGAAATTCCCTGGAGATAAAATTTAAAAGAGATAGAGGATTAAATGAGGCCATACAGAAAAAAATTAAAAGTAAAAATGAAGATATTTCAGATGATAATTTAAAAACACAGGTTAACAAAGAACTTTTAAAAATATCTGCAGAAGATACCTTTAAGGCACTTTTAAAAGAATATAAAATTCCAAATGGATATTCACTGGAAGAGCAGAGAAGATTTATGATTATAAGGGATACATTAAAGATGCAGAGTTTTTCTGGCTATAAGCCAGCAACAATAGCAAATAATATAAGCAAAGATACCGCCTTTAAATTTTTACAGATGTTAAATGAACTTCCAGGGGTAGACGTAAACACCCAGCCTATAAGATCATACCCAAATAAGGATCTGGGTTCTGCTTTCTTAGGGTATATATCAAAAATAGCCTCCAACTATGAAAAATATAAAGACAAGGGCTACGACATAAGCAGTGATTATGTGGGTCAGGGAGGACTTGAGGCGGCTTTTGAAGACAGATTAAAGGGCTCCAAGGGCGGCAGAATAGTAAAACTTAATAAAAATGGAAGGGTACTTGAAGAACTTGGCAGCAGAGATTCCTACCCTGGACAAACCCTGCAGCTTACCATAGACAAAGATGTACAGGCAGCGGCAGAAAAATCACTGGATGAGAGGATGGAAGAATTAAGACAAAATGCTTATGGCCAGGAAAGAGCTGATACTACAAATGCAACCAGAGGGGCAGCTGTAGCTATCAATGTAAATACAGGAGGTATAATAGCTCTTGTCAGCAGACCAGGATATGATCCAAATGATTTTTCAATCCCTGGAAAACTTACTACGGAACAATATAACCAATATTTCAATCCCAACTTAGAGGAATTCGGAATAAAATATATTAGACAGAGAAACATTACAGCTAATTATGCTGGAAAAAGTGAGGATGAAGTACTGAATATACTTTTTCCTATTGATAAAAGCATAAAAAACAATACTACCATAAGACAGGATCTATATGACATATACCCAAAGCCTTTTTATAATTATGCAACCCAATC
This window of the Clostridium kluyveri DSM 555 genome carries:
- a CDS encoding ATP-binding protein, giving the protein MEGVKIMSKEENTSIESSEQIMACISPSPSSEKVIQTAVKMAKSYNSKFIVLYVESIKSQTLSREEKKRLNSYFNLVEQLGGEMVTVYGDSVDKQIIQYAELRNVTKIIIGKNHKKFTSISHFYKRDLVDKIMDSNDYIDVYIIPSPFYKKEKSNFISEFSNEMLSFREIIETIIIMTIVTVIAKFLNYMGFTDVNEIMIFILGVIVVYIKTKGYLMGIISSIVGVLIFNYLFVQPKGSLQFYDKNYITTFAIMLIVSFVIGSLTNRIQKEAYNSYIREKRTEILYRASSKLLSTVGTYDVISTGIEYISRLINRNVVGYLEEKDKLSSLLIYNENKSDSKSIFLNNEKIVYWTFLNGKESGKGTDVFGQCDVYYTPVKVHNKVLGVIGISSSQGIIDREQKFIVQTIVGQMAVALDREILSSQQEASKVQIERERLRSNLLRSVSHDLRSPLAGIKGSVSTILENGAFIDENTKKDLLIGIYNDTEWLIRLVENLLSMTRFDEGNVNIAKNMELVEEVVSEAVQRSSKCFKYHRVKVNIPEKIIMVSMDGSLIEQVLINLFDNAVKFSPKHSLVEIKVYEESEDVIFEVADNGNGIPEKILPYIFDRFFTNGSKVSDSRRGVGLGLAICKSIVELHGGKITAYNKKEGGAVFKFNIPKEKREEINYER
- a CDS encoding APC family permease — protein: MSLKLGNLLDNLTGKRLKTEEIAQEKFNVFWGLPIMSSDAISSVAYAGEEILWKLIPIIGILSYNYMLYVSLCIVFLMFMLTFSYRQTIDAYPEGGGSYIVAKDNFGRNTGLVAGASLIIDYILTVAVSASASTAAITSAVPALLSHKVAITLILIIFLVIGNLRGIRESSKLFGVPTYLFIFSILFMILWGIIKVHFGGYVPKPVYNVPAVSGEVTWFLLLNAFAAGCTALTGIEAVSNGVPSFKEPSQKHAKTVLLLLSLIVLMVFGGISYLATLYHAVPNSKVTVVAQISHQIFGGNIMFYVIQCTTAIILIMASNTAFTGLPLLLAFIAKDGYAPRQFTKRGKRLSYSNGIIVLGVLSSILVIIFKGDTHFLLPLYAVGVFISFTLSQFGMFTRWIRNKGRGWKYRAVINGVGGLLTFITTIIIGVTRFKHGAWIVFILIPALVYIMLKINEHYRKVAKQLKLSVDEMPKKVNFSEQKRYVIVPIDTLNKSFLKALNYARTISKNIIIFHVSIDGESTNKLLKKWDEYDIDIPIVVKKSSYRSVIGPLVKFIESEEYYAGPEDTVTVVIPQFVITKWWGNILHNQTALLIKTILLKRRNIAIVTIPYIIDEC
- a CDS encoding AEC family transporter — translated: MVVLNALESVFSIVLMISTGFFLCHKGWFDENTSKLFSKIVCNLAIPCLMISQFNESFDRHKLITLGRGVFVPFTSMAICYLIAVVVSKIIKVKKGRIGAFRSMFFVSNSIFIGLPVNISLFGTQSVPDVLLYYIANTAFFWTIGSYEISRDGEYGNAHIFSFDTLKRIMSAPLLSFILSVALVLLDVHLPKFILDTFRYFGNLTTPLAMLFIGITIYSVNLKQFKFSIDMLVLFLGRFLISPMTAYILCALSGTPSLMKKVFVIQAAMPAMTNTAVVSKNYNADYEYASINVVITTVSSMLIIPIYMLLLS
- a CDS encoding penicillin-binding transpeptidase domain-containing protein, which gives rise to MIFVKKKKLFKNTRYTAITVIMLLIFSTMAGRLFFLQVVQGKQYMEQSNNRAIREIPEAAPRGDILDCKGNKLATSAQGYVLVYNQTDESDKTFFSTMDKVFKILDENGQNQQDDFELKVNPFQFQFRSDDENTRNSLEIKFKRDRGLNEAIQKKIKSKNEDISDDNLKTQVNKELLKISAEDTFKALLKEYKIPNGYSLEEQRRFMIIRDTLKMQSFSGYKPATIANNISKDTAFKFLQMLNELPGVDVNTQPIRSYPNKDLGSAFLGYISKIASNYEKYKDKGYDISSDYVGQGGLEAAFEDRLKGSKGGRIVKLNKNGRVLEELGSRDSYPGQTLQLTIDKDVQAAAEKSLDERMEELRQNAYGQERADTTNATRGAAVAINVNTGGIIALVSRPGYDPNDFSIPGKLTTEQYNQYFNPNLEEFGIKYIRQRNITANYAGKSEDEVLNILFPIDKSIKNNTTIRQDLYDIYPKPFYNYATQSLIPPGSTFKPMTAIAGLESGVITPYFSYYDNATYNQGGRIARFDLDGANGWVNLTTAIQKSSNPYFMEVARLIRNAFGDDTLAKYAWKFGLGVPSGSEEKPSTGIEISENYGQVYNTVFNENTFARNYLANTMSVLKNGVDDRGSSIVKIDLYDNENDSDKVKSLKNDIKNLIQNSIKSGKTAFDKEKYKELFSKLTLEDSNNKKNISDKDMDSLIQAIYYITVSDANSQLDVPANIENAAIGQGLNQFTPLQIANYIATLANGGTRYKLHLVDKFLDSDGNVIEKVKPEVLENTEVKAENIEAVKAGMEAVNEKGTAAKAFADFPIKTAGKTGTATIVSQEHQTQIGRTDYAEYVGYAPLDKPEIAVYVVVFDGGMGSGSAYIAKDIYSAYFSKQLSTSTSSVNN